From Blattabacterium cuenoti, a single genomic window includes:
- a CDS encoding transglycosylase domain-containing protein, with protein MYKTNTKINYYFRRLIFYFWFLFIVGISSIIIIFYAAFKGYLGTLPSTKDIENPAMKVGSEVYDSNGILLGRFFSENRTLITYKQLPKDLVNALLAKEDIRFKYHSGIDAKSFLRAILSLGKKGGGSTISQQLAKLLFTGPSAKNKIQRIHQKLLEWVMAIELEKRYTKEEIITMYYNKFDFLYNAKGIETAAHTYFNKKVSELNLGECAILVGMLENPSLYNPKNYPNRTKKQRNLVLYQMKKYNFLNINRYTKELEKPMIINFKIQKKDFELLTYYSEFLKKEIQDALDEHEEKTGQKLNLYSSGLKIYTSIDAKMQDYAEKAVKRHLSQLQIEFNRFQKTNKNAPFLNISSEKTKRILISAMHRTTLYQDLKQKGFTEKKILEEFKKPQLIKLFTWNGSKKVLMSPWDFIRYQKSIIQAGMLSVEAYTGFIKAWVGGIDFNYFQYDHVSQTQRQVGSIFKPILYATAINELHYNPCTKISNEKFHLGKWSPRNSNGKYGGFLTLKDGLAFSVNTISARLISEITPGPVIDLAKKMGIESIIHEHPSIALGSSDLTLYEMTGAFNTFTNYGTYVKPSILVKIEDENGNLIKEHVDLSRRQVFSEEVGYIMLKLMQGVVQYGTARRLQSYNFSGDIAGKTGTTNENSDGWFIGMIPNLTTGVWVGWEDRSSHFESIKLGQGANMALPIWAYYMKSLYKDINLIYHDKLSFHKPKNYQSHWDNCNETHFKEKNIISKEKKEENKNSLKEILDLDRNLNSENNKDYDK; from the coding sequence GTGTATAAAACAAATACAAAAATAAATTATTACTTTCGTAGACTTATTTTTTATTTTTGGTTTTTGTTTATTGTAGGAATAAGTAGTATTATTATTATTTTTTATGCCGCTTTCAAAGGTTATTTAGGGACTTTACCCAGCACAAAGGATATAGAAAATCCTGCTATGAAGGTAGGATCAGAGGTATATGATTCTAATGGAATATTACTAGGTAGATTTTTTTCAGAAAATAGGACTTTAATTACCTACAAACAACTTCCAAAAGATCTTGTCAATGCACTTCTAGCGAAAGAAGATATTCGTTTTAAATATCATTCTGGAATTGATGCTAAATCTTTTCTTAGAGCAATTCTTTCTTTAGGAAAAAAGGGTGGAGGAAGTACCATATCACAACAGTTAGCAAAACTTCTTTTTACAGGACCATCTGCAAAAAATAAAATACAAAGAATACACCAAAAACTTTTAGAATGGGTGATGGCTATTGAGTTAGAAAAACGTTATACAAAAGAAGAAATTATTACCATGTATTATAACAAATTTGATTTTTTATATAATGCAAAAGGAATAGAAACAGCGGCTCATACTTATTTTAATAAAAAGGTATCTGAACTCAATTTAGGAGAATGCGCAATATTAGTCGGAATGTTAGAAAATCCTTCTTTATACAATCCCAAAAATTATCCTAATAGAACAAAAAAACAAAGAAATTTAGTTTTATATCAAATGAAAAAATACAATTTTTTGAATATAAATAGATATACAAAAGAGTTAGAAAAGCCTATGATAATCAATTTTAAAATACAAAAAAAAGATTTTGAACTACTTACTTATTATAGTGAATTTTTAAAAAAAGAAATTCAAGACGCTTTAGATGAGCATGAAGAAAAAACTGGACAAAAACTAAATCTTTATTCTAGTGGATTAAAAATATATACATCTATTGATGCTAAAATGCAAGATTATGCAGAAAAAGCCGTAAAAAGACATCTCAGTCAACTACAAATTGAGTTTAATCGCTTTCAAAAAACAAATAAAAATGCTCCCTTTTTAAACATTTCTTCAGAAAAAACAAAACGAATTTTGATATCCGCAATGCATAGAACAACTCTTTACCAAGATTTGAAACAAAAAGGATTTACAGAAAAAAAAATTCTGGAAGAATTTAAGAAACCACAATTAATTAAATTGTTTACTTGGAATGGATCCAAAAAAGTATTGATGTCTCCATGGGATTTTATTCGTTATCAAAAAAGTATAATCCAAGCAGGAATGTTGTCTGTAGAAGCCTATACGGGTTTTATTAAAGCATGGGTAGGAGGAATAGATTTTAATTATTTTCAATATGATCATGTATCACAAACACAACGTCAAGTTGGTTCTATTTTTAAACCTATTTTATATGCTACAGCTATTAACGAATTACATTATAATCCTTGTACAAAAATTTCAAATGAAAAATTTCATTTAGGAAAATGGAGTCCTAGAAATTCTAATGGGAAATACGGAGGTTTTCTTACTTTAAAAGATGGTTTAGCTTTTTCTGTTAATACTATTTCGGCTCGTTTAATATCCGAAATTACTCCAGGTCCAGTAATTGATTTAGCAAAAAAAATGGGAATAGAATCCATAATTCATGAACATCCATCTATTGCATTGGGTTCCTCCGATTTAACTTTATATGAAATGACAGGAGCATTCAATACATTCACGAATTATGGAACTTACGTAAAACCCTCTATTTTGGTAAAAATAGAGGATGAAAATGGAAATTTAATTAAAGAACATGTAGATCTTAGTAGAAGACAAGTTTTTAGTGAAGAAGTAGGGTATATTATGTTAAAACTAATGCAAGGTGTTGTTCAATATGGGACAGCAAGAAGATTGCAATCATATAATTTTTCAGGAGATATAGCTGGAAAAACAGGGACAACTAATGAAAATTCAGATGGATGGTTTATAGGCATGATTCCTAATTTAACTACTGGGGTTTGGGTTGGATGGGAAGATAGATCTTCTCATTTTGAGAGTATTAAATTAGGACAAGGAGCAAATATGGCTTTACCTATATGGGCTTATTATATGAAAAGTTTGTATAAAGATATAAATTTAATTTATCATGATAAATTATCATTCCATAAACCTAAAAATTATCAATCTCATTGGGATAATTGTAATGAAACTCATTTTAAAGAAAAAAACATAATCAGTAAAGAAAAAAAAGAAGAAAACAAAAATTCTTTAAAAGAAATTCTAGATTTAGATAGAAATTTAAATTCAGAAAATAACAAAGATTATGATAAATAA
- a CDS encoding diflavin oxidoreductase: MLSESNKKIFFKLMQESSQEEIIWMYGYMYGFLFPEKKCLKKEKKEKKKITLVYGTETGNAKNLAFDIYQKMKKEEFQIRLMSLDQYHLKDLEKEDYFLIIMSTHGEGEPPSSAKSFFDFIHHNKNLSLKNMKYSVLALGDKSYTYFCKAGEDVDKRLYDIGSKRIVSLHKCDVDYEIQAYKWYYEIINFFKKKKCEINTEHINHKIIYGKILNNIILNDQERGSNKEIHHIEIFIQENKDIQYHPGDSIGIFPENPSYEVNRLIKHIKENIVCEEYKDKILNILKKELNILSLSESLLKKYSFLSEKKNISFNQKWKLIDLLIKFPMQKKYSLKDLIKIMEPIKPRLYSISSSPIVHKNVIHITVSRHRFQSNGKTVYGHCSYFLSQLKIGDELSFFIYKNHMFKLPNSDKDIILIGPGTGIAPFRSFLYEREVMKATGKNWLFFGGQYFYTDFLYQTEIQNWKIKGILNRVSLSFSRDQKEKIYVQNKIWENRIEFFSWIKNGAYVYVCGNKIPMSMDVEKTICDIIEKVGKCNSELFIKKMKKEGRYLKDVY, encoded by the coding sequence ATGTTATCTGAATCAAATAAAAAAATATTTTTTAAGTTAATGCAAGAATCTTCTCAAGAAGAAATAATATGGATGTATGGGTACATGTATGGATTTTTATTTCCTGAAAAAAAATGCCTAAAAAAAGAGAAAAAAGAGAAAAAAAAAATAACGTTAGTTTATGGTACGGAAACAGGAAATGCCAAAAATTTAGCTTTTGATATTTATCAAAAAATGAAAAAGGAGGAATTTCAAATTAGATTAATGAGTTTAGATCAATATCATTTAAAAGATTTAGAAAAAGAAGATTATTTTTTGATTATAATGAGTACACATGGGGAAGGAGAGCCTCCTTCTTCGGCAAAATCTTTTTTTGATTTTATTCATCATAATAAAAATCTGTCCTTAAAAAATATGAAATATAGTGTATTAGCATTAGGAGATAAATCTTATACTTATTTTTGTAAAGCAGGAGAAGATGTAGATAAACGTCTATATGATATAGGATCTAAAAGAATTGTTTCATTACATAAATGCGATGTTGATTATGAAATTCAAGCATATAAATGGTATTATGAAATTATAAATTTTTTCAAAAAAAAAAAGTGTGAAATTAATACAGAACATATTAATCATAAAATAATCTATGGAAAAATTTTAAATAATATAATTTTAAATGATCAAGAAAGAGGATCTAATAAAGAAATTCATCATATTGAAATTTTTATTCAAGAGAATAAGGATATTCAATATCATCCTGGAGATTCTATTGGAATTTTTCCTGAAAATCCTTCTTATGAAGTCAATCGTCTTATAAAACATATAAAGGAAAATATAGTATGTGAAGAATATAAAGATAAAATATTGAATATTTTAAAAAAGGAATTGAATATTTTATCTTTATCTGAAAGTTTATTAAAGAAATATTCTTTCTTATCAGAAAAAAAGAATATTTCTTTCAATCAAAAGTGGAAACTTATTGATCTTTTAATCAAATTTCCTATGCAAAAAAAATATTCTTTAAAAGATTTAATAAAAATTATGGAACCGATAAAGCCCAGATTATATTCTATTTCTTCATCTCCTATAGTACATAAAAATGTAATTCATATTACTGTATCTCGTCATCGTTTTCAATCAAATGGAAAGACGGTATATGGTCATTGTTCATATTTTTTATCCCAACTTAAAATAGGAGATGAATTATCTTTTTTCATTTATAAAAATCATATGTTTAAACTACCTAATTCTGATAAAGATATAATTCTTATTGGACCTGGAACTGGAATCGCGCCTTTCCGTTCATTTTTATATGAAAGAGAAGTAATGAAAGCTACAGGTAAAAATTGGTTGTTTTTCGGGGGTCAATATTTCTATACAGATTTTTTATACCAAACAGAAATACAAAATTGGAAAATAAAAGGAATTCTTAATCGTGTTAGTTTATCATTTTCAAGAGATCAAAAAGAAAAAATTTATGTTCAAAATAAAATATGGGAAAATAGAATAGAATTTTTTTCTTGGATAAAAAATGGAGCTTATGTTTATGTTTGTGGAAATAAAATTCCTATGAGTATGGATGTAGAAAAAACAATTTGTGACATTATAGAAAAAGTAGGAAAATGTAATTCAGAGCTTTTTATTAAAAAAATGAAAAAAGAAGGAAGATACTTAAAAGATGTATACTGA
- the cysK gene encoding cysteine synthase A, translating into MKVDSILKTIGNTPHVRLKRLFPDHQVWMKLEKNNPGGSIKDRIALSMIEDAEKKGIIHKGDIIIEPTSGNTGIGLAMVCSVKKYRLILVMPESMSLERRKLFSIFGAKFVLTPKEYGMKGAIKKAEELIETIPNSWMPKQFDNISNPNIHKNTTAKEIINAFTQGIDYFITGVGTGGHITGIGEVLKNKFPNIKIFSVEPIESPVIFGGNPNPHFLQGLGAGFIPSILNLKILDGSFLVSQEEAYHYVRKTAKIEGILVGISTGASLSAIEKQLSKFSKKSTILTVNYDTGERYLSVDNLF; encoded by the coding sequence ATGAAAGTTGATAGTATTTTAAAAACTATCGGAAATACACCTCATGTACGTCTTAAAAGATTATTTCCTGATCATCAAGTATGGATGAAATTAGAAAAAAATAATCCTGGAGGAAGTATAAAAGATAGAATAGCCTTATCGATGATAGAGGATGCAGAGAAAAAAGGTATTATTCATAAAGGAGATATTATTATAGAACCAACCTCTGGAAATACAGGAATAGGATTAGCTATGGTTTGTTCTGTTAAAAAATACCGTCTGATTCTAGTTATGCCAGAATCTATGAGTCTTGAAAGAAGAAAATTGTTTTCTATTTTCGGAGCTAAATTTGTTCTTACTCCAAAAGAATATGGAATGAAAGGGGCTATTAAAAAAGCGGAAGAATTAATTGAAACTATTCCGAATTCTTGGATGCCAAAACAATTTGATAATATTTCAAATCCCAATATACATAAAAATACAACGGCAAAGGAAATCATCAATGCTTTTACTCAAGGAATAGATTATTTTATTACAGGAGTAGGAACTGGAGGTCATATTACTGGAATAGGAGAAGTATTAAAAAATAAGTTTCCAAATATAAAAATTTTTTCTGTAGAACCTATAGAATCCCCAGTTATATTTGGAGGAAATCCTAATCCTCATTTTTTACAAGGATTAGGAGCCGGTTTTATTCCATCTATTTTAAATTTAAAAATATTAGATGGATCTTTTTTAGTATCTCAAGAAGAAGCTTATCATTATGTTAGGAAAACAGCTAAAATAGAAGGAATTCTTGTGGGAATATCCACTGGTGCTTCACTTTCTGCTATAGAAAAACAATTATCTAAATTTTCAAAAAAATCAACCATATTAACAGTTAATTATGATACTGGCGAAAGATATTTATCAGTTGATAATCTTTTTTGA
- a CDS encoding enolase C-terminal domain-like protein has translation MNKNQIHLNCFLKKKTFFFKKTIFNSNRIFKKNIIWFIVITQNNKIGIGECNPILDQYAFKNLKRFEIELKNLSQKIVFLKKIEIYYYYKYISYSSILFGLEQAFLSFKNQFPILYDSEFIYGIKGIPVNSLMWLNSFKNKKYAINEMENQIMKGFSFIKIKINKNFFNDQYLILKEIKRKYPFIKIRVDANGCFENSRKALYYLDKFYDLDIVDFIEQPILSGNWKDMSKICKKSKLPIALDEELVNINKLIEKKKLLNIIQPQHLILRPCINGGFYGSEEWMLEAKKRKIKWSISSSLESNIGINAIAQWIFIMQKKYNNKNVHGLNTGILYVNNWNSPLRIYNGSIWYNSFIKWKIKILLNQ, from the coding sequence ATGAATAAAAATCAAATCCATCTTAATTGTTTTTTGAAAAAAAAAACGTTTTTTTTCAAAAAAACAATATTTAATTCTAACAGAATATTTAAAAAAAATATTATATGGTTTATTGTAATAACACAAAATAATAAAATAGGAATAGGAGAATGTAATCCAATATTGGACCAATATGCTTTTAAAAACTTAAAAAGATTTGAAATAGAATTAAAAAATCTTTCTCAGAAAATTGTTTTTTTGAAAAAAATAGAAATATATTATTATTATAAATATATTTCATATTCATCTATTTTATTTGGATTAGAACAAGCTTTTTTAAGCTTTAAAAATCAATTTCCAATATTATATGATTCTGAATTTATTTATGGAATAAAAGGAATCCCTGTAAATAGTTTAATGTGGTTGAATTCTTTTAAGAATAAAAAATATGCAATAAACGAAATGGAAAATCAAATTATGAAAGGTTTTTCATTTATAAAAATAAAAATAAACAAAAATTTTTTTAATGACCAGTATCTTATTTTAAAAGAAATAAAAAGAAAATATCCATTTATAAAAATACGTGTAGATGCAAATGGTTGTTTTGAAAATAGCCGTAAAGCTTTATATTATTTAGATAAATTTTATGATTTGGATATAGTTGATTTTATAGAACAACCTATATTATCTGGAAATTGGAAAGATATGTCAAAAATATGTAAAAAATCAAAATTACCTATAGCATTAGATGAAGAATTAGTAAATATTAATAAATTAATAGAAAAAAAAAAATTATTGAATATTATTCAACCTCAACATCTTATATTAAGGCCTTGTATAAATGGTGGATTTTATGGGTCTGAAGAATGGATGTTAGAAGCCAAAAAAAGAAAAATAAAATGGAGTATTAGTTCTTCTTTGGAAAGTAATATTGGAATCAACGCTATTGCTCAATGGATTTTTATAATGCAAAAAAAATATAATAATAAAAATGTCCATGGATTGAATACAGGAATTTTATATGTAAATAATTGGAATTCTCCTTTAAGAATTTACAATGGTTCTATTTGGTATAATTCATTTATAAAATGGAAAATAAAAATTTTATTAAATCAATAA
- a CDS encoding serine O-acetyltransferase has product MLENVRFLRTILENNKNRNIYPDKKKSENFVKKLFHTLFTPNQNILTHLVFFKKDYEKLQQHLYDILIELNINDKESKTLTQIFFHKIPNIYQTLIIDADEILKSDPAATIIEEVFLSYPGFFATALYRIAHQLWIQKIPIIPRLITEYAHSKTGVDIHASAKIGKAFAIDHGTGIVIGSSTEIGNKVKIYQGVTLGAIYVDKKLANKKRHPTIEDRVTIYAGATVLGGETVIGHDSVLGGNVWVTKSIPPFSIVYQKSEIRMRNNSPFPDPINYMI; this is encoded by the coding sequence ATGTTAGAAAATGTTAGATTTTTAAGAACAATACTTGAAAACAATAAAAATAGAAATATTTATCCTGATAAAAAAAAATCTGAAAATTTTGTTAAAAAATTATTTCATACTTTATTTACTCCCAATCAAAATATTTTGACTCATCTCGTTTTTTTTAAAAAAGATTACGAAAAATTACAACAACATTTATATGATATTCTTATTGAATTAAATATAAATGATAAAGAGTCTAAAACTCTTACTCAAATTTTTTTTCATAAAATTCCTAATATTTATCAAACATTAATCATAGATGCTGATGAAATATTGAAATCAGATCCTGCCGCAACAATTATAGAAGAAGTATTTCTTTCTTATCCTGGTTTTTTTGCCACTGCATTATATAGGATAGCACATCAATTATGGATTCAAAAAATTCCAATTATTCCAAGATTAATTACCGAATATGCACATAGTAAAACTGGAGTAGATATTCATGCATCTGCAAAAATAGGAAAGGCTTTTGCTATTGATCATGGAACAGGAATAGTGATAGGTTCTAGTACAGAAATAGGAAATAAAGTTAAAATATATCAAGGAGTAACTTTAGGAGCTATTTATGTAGATAAAAAATTAGCCAATAAAAAACGTCATCCAACAATAGAAGATCGAGTTACAATATATGCTGGAGCTACTGTTCTAGGAGGAGAAACTGTGATCGGTCATGATAGTGTACTTGGAGGGAATGTTTGGGTTACAAAAAGTATTCCTCCTTTTTCTATAGTATATCAGAAAAGTGAAATTAGAATGAGAAATAATAGTCCTTTCCCTGATCCCATTAATTATATGATATAA
- a CDS encoding NAD(P)-dependent oxidoreductase, with the protein MIKKILILDKNHPFIIYKLKKEGFICDENYNDAEDRIDLSRYHGIILRSRLKIDKKFIERAKKLKFIARIGSGTENIDIDYAIKKGIILISSPKGNKDAVAEHAIGMLLCLMNCIVRSHQQIITKGKWNREINRGIEIMGKTIGIIGYGNTGKAFAKKLSGFNVQTLCYDILPDIGDIYAKQVNINTIFKKSDIISLHVPYTQKTKGMINYNFIKKFCKPFYLINTSRGGCLIINHLAEALKNGKICGACLDVLEYENSSFNKIFHNHKLYKSFFYLIHSNKVIFTPHIAGWTKESKYKMDKEIVEKIIFLNQKFN; encoded by the coding sequence ATGATTAAAAAAATTTTAATTTTGGATAAAAATCACCCTTTTATTATATATAAATTAAAAAAAGAAGGATTTATTTGTGATGAAAATTACAATGATGCAGAAGATCGAATTGATCTATCACGATATCATGGCATTATCTTAAGAAGTAGATTAAAAATAGATAAAAAATTTATTGAAAGGGCGAAAAAACTAAAATTTATAGCTCGTATTGGATCTGGAACAGAAAATATAGATATTGATTATGCTATCAAAAAAGGAATCATTTTAATTTCTTCTCCAAAAGGAAATAAAGATGCAGTGGCAGAACATGCTATAGGGATGCTTTTATGCCTGATGAATTGTATTGTTCGTTCACATCAACAGATAATTACAAAAGGAAAATGGAACAGAGAAATTAATAGAGGAATAGAAATTATGGGAAAGACAATAGGAATTATTGGATATGGAAATACAGGAAAGGCTTTTGCAAAAAAATTATCAGGTTTTAATGTTCAAACATTATGTTATGACATTCTACCTGATATTGGGGATATTTATGCTAAACAAGTAAATATAAATACAATTTTTAAAAAGTCAGATATAATAAGTTTACATGTTCCTTATACCCAAAAAACAAAAGGAATGATAAATTATAATTTTATAAAAAAATTTTGCAAACCTTTTTATTTAATAAATACTTCTCGTGGAGGATGTTTAATTATCAATCATTTAGCAGAAGCATTAAAAAATGGAAAAATATGTGGAGCATGTTTAGATGTATTAGAATATGAAAATTCTTCTTTTAATAAAATTTTTCATAATCATAAATTGTATAAAAGTTTCTTTTATCTTATTCATTCCAATAAAGTAATATTTACTCCACATATTGCAGGATGGACTAAGGAATCTAAATATAAAATGGATAAAGAAATAGTAGAAAAAATTATTTTTTTAAATCAAAAATTTAATTAA
- a CDS encoding AMP-binding protein, protein MWIDFSYKKKLTFSYFLRKKKKEKSYWKKDIFSFLENWYDNKPMLSSLTSGSTGVPKIISLHKEHMYERAIKTVEFLKLNQKGVRGLLCLSTDFIAAKMFLVRAIIFKWKIYCVPPSSNPLKNIQKYFDITSMVPIQVFFSLEKLRNIKIVLIGGCSISNFLKKKLQNVSTICYATYGMTETLGHIAIKKINGSNKSIFYKSFQDVHLSVDHRNCLGISYPYSFIQTNDIVHMISQKTFIWIGRYDNVINSGGIKIIPELIEKKISCFIPYEKRFFISSIPDKILGEKIILVIEGKPFSFHIPNYLFSGKKKFYKPKNIFFISHFTDNLLDKFRRKEIIKKLI, encoded by the coding sequence ATGTGGATTGATTTTTCTTACAAAAAAAAATTAACTTTTTCTTATTTTTTAAGAAAGAAAAAAAAAGAAAAGAGTTATTGGAAAAAGGATATTTTTTCTTTTTTAGAAAATTGGTATGATAATAAACCTATGTTATCATCTTTAACTTCTGGTTCGACTGGTGTTCCTAAAATTATTTCTTTACATAAAGAACATATGTATGAAAGAGCTATAAAAACTGTAGAATTCTTAAAACTTAATCAAAAAGGAGTTCGAGGTTTATTATGTTTATCTACAGATTTTATAGCGGCTAAAATGTTTTTAGTTCGTGCTATTATTTTTAAATGGAAAATATATTGTGTTCCTCCATCATCTAATCCTTTAAAAAATATTCAAAAATATTTTGATATTACATCAATGGTTCCTATACAAGTTTTTTTTAGTTTAGAAAAATTAAGAAATATTAAAATTGTTTTAATAGGAGGATGTTCTATATCAAATTTTTTGAAAAAAAAATTACAAAATGTTTCAACGATTTGTTATGCCACTTATGGAATGACAGAAACTTTAGGCCATATAGCCATAAAGAAAATTAATGGATCCAATAAATCTATTTTTTATAAATCATTTCAAGATGTTCATCTGAGTGTAGACCATAGAAATTGTTTAGGCATTTCTTATCCATATTCATTTATACAAACAAATGATATCGTTCATATGATATCTCAAAAAACATTTATTTGGATAGGTAGATATGATAATGTTATTAATAGTGGAGGGATTAAAATTATTCCAGAGTTAATAGAGAAAAAAATTAGTTGTTTTATTCCTTATGAAAAACGATTTTTTATATCCTCAATTCCAGATAAAATTTTAGGAGAAAAAATTATATTAGTTATTGAAGGAAAACCATTTTCATTCCATATTCCAAATTATCTTTTTTCTGGTAAAAAAAAATTTTATAAACCCAAAAACATTTTTTTTATTTCTCATTTTACAGATAATTTATTGGATAAATTTAGAAGAAAAGAAATTATAAAAAAATTAATATAA
- a CDS encoding NADP-dependent isocitrate dehydrogenase has protein sequence MKKIAVNNPIVEMDGDEMARVIWKYIKKYFIFPYLDINIIYFDLGIENRNKTDDQITIDAAYAIKKYHVGIKCATITPDEDRMKEFHLKKMWKSPNGTIRNIIDGTVFREPIIIKNIPRFIPNWINPICIARHAYADQYQATDFIVKNKGKLYISFIPDNKKNKSIKLKIHHFMGPGIAMGMYNTDQSIYGFARSCFNYSVYKKWPLFLSTKNTILNIYDGRFKNIFQEVYDNEFKSKFEKLQIIYEHRLIDDMLAKAIKSNGKFIWACKNYDGDVLSDCVAQGFGSLGMMTSVLLTPDGKTLESEAAHGTITRHYRLHENGKETSTNPIASIFSWTRGLKHRAFLDKNRDLESFSEKIEQTCIDFIESGKMTKDLFQLSRKNKNNYLSTKTFLQELKMFFDRRINKNI, from the coding sequence ATGAAAAAAATTGCAGTTAATAATCCTATTGTAGAAATGGATGGAGATGAAATGGCCAGAGTTATATGGAAATACATAAAAAAATATTTTATTTTTCCTTATTTAGATATAAATATTATTTATTTTGATTTGGGAATAGAAAATAGAAATAAAACAGATGATCAAATTACTATAGATGCTGCTTATGCTATAAAAAAATATCATGTAGGAATTAAATGTGCAACAATTACACCAGATGAAGATAGAATGAAAGAATTTCATCTAAAAAAAATGTGGAAATCTCCAAACGGAACCATTAGAAATATTATTGATGGAACTGTTTTTAGAGAACCTATTATAATAAAAAATATTCCTCGCTTTATTCCAAATTGGATCAATCCTATATGTATAGCTAGACATGCTTATGCAGATCAATATCAAGCTACGGATTTTATTGTTAAAAATAAAGGTAAATTATATATTTCTTTTATTCCAGATAACAAAAAAAATAAATCAATAAAATTAAAAATTCATCATTTTATGGGCCCTGGAATAGCCATGGGGATGTATAATACAGATCAATCTATTTATGGATTTGCTCGTTCTTGTTTTAATTACTCTGTATATAAGAAATGGCCACTTTTTTTATCGACTAAAAACACTATATTAAATATATATGATGGAAGATTCAAAAATATTTTTCAAGAAGTATATGATAATGAATTTAAATCAAAATTTGAAAAACTACAGATCATTTATGAACATCGTCTAATTGACGATATGTTAGCAAAAGCTATTAAATCAAATGGAAAATTTATATGGGCTTGCAAAAATTACGATGGAGATGTGTTATCAGATTGTGTAGCTCAAGGATTTGGATCATTAGGAATGATGACTTCTGTTTTACTTACTCCAGATGGTAAAACTTTAGAATCTGAAGCAGCTCACGGAACTATTACAAGACATTATAGATTACACGAAAATGGAAAAGAAACATCCACAAATCCCATTGCTTCTATTTTTTCTTGGACTCGTGGTCTTAAACATCGTGCTTTTTTAGATAAAAATAGAGATTTAGAATCTTTTTCGGAAAAAATAGAACAAACATGTATAGATTTTATAGAATCTGGAAAAATGACTAAAGATTTATTTCAATTATCTCGCAAAAATAAAAATAACTATTTAAGTACTAAAACCTTTCTTCAAGAACTAAAAATGTTTTTTGATAGAAGAATTAATAAAAATATATAG